A stretch of Onychomys torridus chromosome 2, mOncTor1.1, whole genome shotgun sequence DNA encodes these proteins:
- the Syf2 gene encoding pre-mRNA-splicing factor SYF2 isoform X1, translated as MAAATEVEVPADAAEDRPSAAEELAAQKREQRLRKFRELHLKRNEARKLNHQEVVEEDKRLKLPANWEAKKARLEWELQEEEKKKECAARGEDYEKVKLLEISAEDAERWERRKKRRNPDLGFSDYAAAQLRQYHRLTKQIKPDMESYERQREKHGEDFFPTSNSLLHGTHVPSSEEIDRMVLDLEKQIEKRDKYSRRRPYNDDADIDYINERNAKFNKKAERFYGKYTAETKQNLERGTAV; from the exons ATGGCGGCTGCGACTGAAGTCGAG GTGCCCGCGGACGCCGCGGAAGACCGGCCCTCGGCGGCCGAAGAGCTGGCGGCGCAGAAGCGCGAGCAGAGACTGCGCAAGTTCCGCGAGCTGCATCTGAAGCGG AACGAAGCTCGTAAGTTAAATCACCAGGAAGTTGTGGAAGAAGATAAAAGACTTAAGTTGCCTGCAAACTGGGAAGCCAAGAAAGCGCGTTTGGAGTGGGAGcttcaggaggaagaaaagaaaaag GAGTGCGCGGCGAGAGGGGAGGACTACGAGAAAGTGAAGCTGCTGGAGATCAGTGCGGAGGATgctgagagatgggagaggaggaagaagaggaggaaccCTGACCTGGGGTTTTCAG ATTATGCTGCTGCCCAACTACGCCAGTACCACCGGCTGACGAAGCAGATCAAACCTGACATGGAAAGCTATGAGCGGCAGAGGGAAAAGCA TGGAGAAGATTTTTTCCCAACATCCAACAGTCTTCTCCATGGAACACATGTGCCTTCCTCAGAGGAAATTGACAGAATGGTTTTAGatctggaaaagca aaTTGAAAAGAGAGACAAATACAGCCGAAGGCGTCCTTACAATGATGATGCCGACATCGACTACATCAACGAAAGGAACGCCAAGTTCAACAAGAAAGCGGAGAGGTTCTACGGGAAGTACACGGCCGAGACCAAGCAGAACCTGGAGAGGGGGACGGCTGTGTGA
- the Syf2 gene encoding pre-mRNA-splicing factor SYF2 isoform X2, translated as MAAATEVEVPADAAEDRPSAAEELAAQKREQRLRKFRELHLKRNEARKLNHQEVVEEDKRLKLPANWEAKKARLEWELQEEEKKKECAARGEDYEKVKLLEISAEDAERWERRKKRRNPDLGFSDYAAAQLRQYHRLTKQIKPDMESYERQREKQIEKRDKYSRRRPYNDDADIDYINERNAKFNKKAERFYGKYTAETKQNLERGTAV; from the exons ATGGCGGCTGCGACTGAAGTCGAG GTGCCCGCGGACGCCGCGGAAGACCGGCCCTCGGCGGCCGAAGAGCTGGCGGCGCAGAAGCGCGAGCAGAGACTGCGCAAGTTCCGCGAGCTGCATCTGAAGCGG AACGAAGCTCGTAAGTTAAATCACCAGGAAGTTGTGGAAGAAGATAAAAGACTTAAGTTGCCTGCAAACTGGGAAGCCAAGAAAGCGCGTTTGGAGTGGGAGcttcaggaggaagaaaagaaaaag GAGTGCGCGGCGAGAGGGGAGGACTACGAGAAAGTGAAGCTGCTGGAGATCAGTGCGGAGGATgctgagagatgggagaggaggaagaagaggaggaaccCTGACCTGGGGTTTTCAG ATTATGCTGCTGCCCAACTACGCCAGTACCACCGGCTGACGAAGCAGATCAAACCTGACATGGAAAGCTATGAGCGGCAGAGGGAAAAGCA aaTTGAAAAGAGAGACAAATACAGCCGAAGGCGTCCTTACAATGATGATGCCGACATCGACTACATCAACGAAAGGAACGCCAAGTTCAACAAGAAAGCGGAGAGGTTCTACGGGAAGTACACGGCCGAGACCAAGCAGAACCTGGAGAGGGGGACGGCTGTGTGA